One segment of Streptomyces sp. NA02950 DNA contains the following:
- the rpmD gene encoding 50S ribosomal protein L30, with protein sequence MARLKITQTKSYIGSKQNHRDTLRSLGLKKLGDVVVKEDRPEFRGMAQTVRHLVTVEEVD encoded by the coding sequence ATGGCCCGCCTGAAGATCACGCAGACGAAGTCGTACATCGGCAGCAAGCAGAACCACCGCGACACGCTGCGTTCGCTCGGGCTGAAGAAGCTCGGCGACGTGGTTGTCAAGGAGGACCGCCCCGAGTTCCGCGGCATGGCGCAGACCGTGCGGCACCTCGTGACGGTCGAGGAGGTCGACTGA
- the secY gene encoding preprotein translocase subunit SecY, whose amino-acid sequence MLTAFARAFKTPDLRKKLLFTLGIIVLFRLGQHVPLPGIEYKNVQTCMDLAKGQQGLFGLVNMLSGGALLQITIFALGIMPYITASIILQLLTVVIPRLEALKKEGQAGQAKITQYTRYLTVALAVLQGTGLVATARSGQLFQSCPVGNQIVRDDTIFTTAVMVITMTAGTALIMWLGELITDRGIGNGMSILMFISIAAAFPGSMWSIKQQGKILDGWLEFGLVIACGLAMVGLVVFVEQAQRRIPVQYAKRMIGRRSYGGTSTYIPVKVNQAGVVPVIFASSLLYIPALIVQFSQSKSGWANWISQNFVKGDHPIYIATYFLLIVFFAFFYVAISFNPEEVADNMKKYGGFIPGIRAGRPTAEYLSYVLNRITWPGALYLGLIALVPTVALVTLKANQNFPFGGTSILIIVGVGLETVKQIESQLQQRHYEGFLR is encoded by the coding sequence GTGCTCACCGCGTTCGCCCGAGCGTTCAAGACGCCCGACCTGCGCAAGAAGCTGCTGTTCACGCTGGGCATCATCGTGCTCTTCCGGCTCGGACAACATGTCCCACTGCCGGGCATCGAATACAAGAACGTCCAGACGTGTATGGATCTGGCCAAGGGCCAGCAGGGTCTCTTCGGCCTGGTCAACATGCTCAGCGGCGGCGCGCTGCTTCAGATCACCATCTTCGCACTAGGGATCATGCCGTACATCACGGCGAGCATCATCCTTCAGCTGCTGACGGTGGTGATCCCGCGTCTCGAGGCCCTGAAGAAGGAGGGCCAGGCCGGCCAGGCGAAGATCACGCAGTACACCCGGTATCTGACCGTGGCCCTCGCCGTCCTCCAGGGCACCGGCCTGGTGGCCACCGCCCGCAGCGGCCAGCTCTTCCAGAGCTGCCCGGTCGGCAACCAGATCGTCCGTGACGACACGATCTTCACCACCGCCGTGATGGTCATCACGATGACCGCCGGTACCGCGCTGATCATGTGGCTCGGTGAGCTGATCACCGACCGCGGCATCGGCAACGGCATGTCGATCCTGATGTTCATCTCGATCGCCGCCGCCTTCCCCGGCTCCATGTGGAGCATCAAGCAGCAGGGCAAGATCCTCGACGGCTGGCTGGAGTTCGGCCTGGTCATCGCCTGTGGTCTGGCCATGGTCGGCCTGGTGGTCTTCGTCGAGCAGGCACAGCGCCGGATCCCGGTGCAGTACGCCAAGCGCATGATCGGCCGTCGCTCGTACGGCGGTACGTCCACCTACATTCCGGTGAAGGTCAACCAGGCGGGTGTGGTCCCCGTGATCTTTGCCTCATCGCTGCTCTACATCCCGGCGCTTATTGTTCAGTTCAGTCAGTCAAAATCGGGCTGGGCGAACTGGATCTCGCAGAACTTCGTCAAGGGCGACCACCCCATCTACATCGCCACGTACTTCCTGCTGATCGTCTTCTTCGCCTTCTTCTACGTCGCCATCAGCTTCAACCCCGAAGAAGTTGCCGACAACATGAAGAAGTATGGTGGGTTCATCCCGGGTATTCGGGCTGGTCGTCCCACTGCGGAGTATCTGAGCTACGTGCTGAATCGCATCACGTGGCCCGGCGCGCTCTACCTGGGGTTGATCGCCCTTGTGCCCACGGTGGCACTGGTGACGCTCAAGGCCAATCAGAACTTCCCGTTCGGTGGCACGAGCATCCTGATCATCGTGGGTGTCGGCCTGGAGACCGTGAAGCAGATCGAGAGCCAGCTTCAGCAGCGACACTACGAAGGGTTCCTCCGCTGA
- the rpsD gene encoding 30S ribosomal protein S4 translates to MARYTGADCKRCRREKQKLFLKGSKCESAKCPIEIRPYPPGEHGRGRTKDSEYLLQLREKQKATRIYGVLEKQFRGYYAEANQRTGKTGENLLRILESRLDNVIYRAGFAKSRDHARQLVRHGHINVNGRKTDIPSARVAVNDIIEVRKASQELTPFVVARAEAGERTVPAWLEAIPSKMRVLVHSLPERQVIDTQVQEQLIVELYSK, encoded by the coding sequence ATGGCGCGATACACCGGGGCCGACTGCAAGCGTTGCCGTCGGGAGAAGCAGAAGCTCTTCCTCAAGGGGAGCAAGTGCGAGAGCGCGAAGTGCCCGATCGAGATCCGTCCTTACCCCCCGGGTGAGCACGGACGCGGGCGCACCAAGGACAGCGAGTACCTCCTTCAGCTCCGTGAGAAGCAGAAGGCGACCCGCATCTACGGTGTCCTCGAGAAGCAGTTCCGTGGCTACTACGCGGAGGCGAACCAGCGGACCGGCAAGACCGGTGAGAACCTGCTGCGCATCCTCGAGTCCCGCCTCGACAACGTGATCTACCGGGCCGGCTTCGCCAAGTCCCGCGATCACGCCCGTCAGCTGGTCCGCCACGGCCACATCAATGTGAACGGCCGCAAGACCGACATCCCGTCGGCCCGCGTGGCCGTGAACGACATCATCGAGGTCCGCAAGGCTTCGCAGGAGCTCACCCCGTTCGTGGTGGCTCGTGCGGAGGCGGGCGAGCGCACCGTCCCGGCGTGGCTGGAGGCCATTCCGTCGAAGATGCGCGTCCTCGTGCACTCGCTGCCCGAGCGCCAGGTGATCGACACCCAGGTGCAGGAACAGCTGATCGTCGAGCTCTACTCCAAGTAG
- a CDS encoding IS110 family transposase, which produces MHPRVWAGIDAGKAHHHCVAIDSEGNKLLSRRVANDEPELLQLLADVLALGHEVVWAVDLADGGAALAITTLLAHDQQVLYISGRTVNRASEAYRGESKSDARDAAIIADQARMRRDLTPMRLPDSLSAELKLLTARRTDLVCDRTRTINRLRAQLNGIFPALERALDLSNAGPLILLTGYQTPASIRRLGRTRLEAWLRRRKVRSAGQVARTALEAAERQHTAVPGEDVAAELVHTLAQQLTALNEQIAAVDRRIAERFREHELAEVITSMPGIGPTLGAEFLAATNGDMELFGSPDRLAGFCGLAPASRDSGRISGNLRRPQRYHRGLQRVFYTSALISIQRHPESRAFYDRKRAEGKRHTQAVIALARRRVNVLWALLRDRRCYQAVPPVAMAA; this is translated from the coding sequence ATGCACCCCCGCGTATGGGCCGGAATCGACGCCGGCAAGGCCCACCACCACTGTGTGGCAATCGACTCCGAGGGGAACAAACTCCTCTCCCGCCGCGTGGCCAACGACGAGCCGGAACTCCTCCAACTCCTGGCCGATGTCCTTGCGCTGGGCCATGAGGTGGTCTGGGCCGTCGACCTCGCCGACGGCGGCGCCGCACTGGCCATCACCACCCTGCTCGCCCATGACCAGCAGGTGCTCTACATCTCCGGTCGCACCGTCAACCGTGCCTCGGAGGCATACCGGGGCGAGAGCAAGAGCGACGCCCGCGACGCCGCGATCATCGCTGATCAGGCACGCATGCGCCGCGACCTGACCCCGATGCGATTGCCCGACAGCCTCAGCGCCGAACTGAAGCTCCTCACTGCCCGCCGCACCGATCTGGTCTGCGATCGCACCCGCACCATCAACCGGCTCCGCGCCCAGCTGAACGGCATCTTCCCCGCTCTGGAACGGGCATTGGACCTGAGCAACGCGGGCCCGCTGATCCTGCTCACCGGATACCAGACCCCGGCCTCTATCCGGCGGCTGGGCCGCACCCGCCTGGAGGCATGGCTTCGCCGTCGCAAGGTCCGCAGCGCCGGTCAGGTCGCCCGGACCGCGCTGGAGGCCGCCGAACGGCAGCACACCGCCGTGCCGGGGGAAGACGTCGCCGCCGAGCTGGTGCACACGCTCGCCCAGCAACTGACCGCTCTCAACGAGCAGATCGCCGCAGTGGACCGTCGCATCGCCGAGCGGTTCAGGGAGCACGAACTCGCCGAGGTCATCACCAGCATGCCCGGCATCGGCCCGACTCTCGGTGCGGAGTTCCTCGCTGCCACCAACGGTGACATGGAGCTCTTCGGCTCCCCGGACCGGCTTGCCGGCTTCTGCGGTCTGGCTCCCGCCTCGCGCGACTCCGGCCGCATCAGCGGCAACCTGCGCCGACCCCAGCGATACCACCGCGGCTTGCAGCGTGTCTTCTACACCTCCGCGCTGATCAGCATCCAACGCCACCCAGAGTCCAGGGCGTTCTACGACCGCAAGAGGGCCGAGGGGAAGCGCCACACGCAGGCCGTCATCGCCCTCGCGCGCAGACGTGTCAACGTCCTGTGGGCACTCCTGCGGGACAGGCGCTGCTACCAAGCGGTCCCACCCGTCGCTATGGCGGCATGA
- the rpsM gene encoding 30S ribosomal protein S13: MARLAGVDLPREKRVEVALTYVFGIGRTLAQQTLANTGVNPDTRVRDLGEEDLVKIREYVDNNIKTEGDLRREIQADIRRKVEIGCYQGLRHRRGLPVHGQRTSTNARTRKGPRRAIAGKKKPGKK, encoded by the coding sequence ATGGCACGCCTCGCAGGCGTTGATCTCCCGCGCGAAAAGCGCGTCGAGGTCGCCCTCACCTACGTCTTCGGCATCGGTCGCACCCTTGCCCAGCAGACGCTCGCCAACACCGGTGTGAACCCGGACACCCGCGTTCGCGACCTGGGCGAAGAGGACCTGGTCAAGATCCGCGAGTACGTGGACAACAACATCAAGACCGAGGGTGACCTCCGTCGCGAGATCCAGGCCGACATCCGTCGCAAGGTCGAGATCGGCTGCTACCAGGGTCTGCGCCACCGCCGCGGACTGCCGGTCCACGGTCAGCGCACCAGCACCAACGCCCGCACCCGCAAGGGCCCGCGTCGCGCCATCGCCGGTAAGAAGAAGCCGGGCAAGAAGTAG
- a CDS encoding DNA-directed RNA polymerase subunit alpha — translation MLIAQRPSLTEEVVDEFRSRFVIEPLEPGFGYTLGNSLRRTLLSSIPGAAVTSIRIDGVLHEFTTVPGVKEDVTDLILNIKQLVVSSEHDEPVVMYLRKQGPGLVTAADIAPPAGVEVHNPDLVLATLNGKGKLEMELTVERGRGYVSAVQNKQVGQEIGRIPVDSIYSPVLKVTYKVEATRVEQRTDFDKLIVDVETKQAMRPRDAMASAGKTLVELFGLARELNVDAEGIDMGPSPTDAALAADLALPIEELELTVRSYNCLKREGIHSVGELVARSEADLLDIRNFGAKSIDEVKAKLAGMGLALKDSPPGFDPTAAADAFGADDDADAGFVETEQY, via the coding sequence ATGCTGATCGCTCAGCGTCCCTCGTTGACCGAAGAGGTCGTCGACGAGTTCCGCTCCCGGTTCGTGATCGAGCCGCTGGAGCCGGGCTTCGGCTACACCCTCGGAAACTCCCTGCGTCGTACGCTCCTCTCCTCGATCCCCGGTGCGGCTGTCACCAGCATCCGGATCGACGGGGTCCTGCACGAGTTCACCACCGTGCCGGGCGTCAAGGAGGACGTCACCGATCTCATCCTCAACATCAAGCAGCTGGTCGTCTCCTCGGAGCACGACGAGCCGGTCGTGATGTACCTGCGCAAGCAGGGCCCCGGCCTGGTCACCGCCGCGGACATCGCCCCGCCGGCCGGTGTCGAGGTGCACAACCCGGACCTGGTCCTGGCCACGCTGAACGGCAAGGGCAAGCTGGAGATGGAGCTGACCGTCGAGCGCGGTCGCGGCTATGTCTCCGCCGTGCAGAACAAGCAGGTCGGCCAGGAGATCGGCCGGATTCCGGTCGACTCGATCTACTCGCCGGTGCTCAAGGTCACGTACAAGGTCGAGGCGACCCGTGTCGAGCAGCGCACCGACTTCGACAAGCTGATCGTCGACGTCGAGACCAAGCAGGCCATGCGCCCGCGCGACGCCATGGCGTCGGCCGGTAAGACCCTGGTCGAGCTGTTCGGCCTGGCCCGCGAGCTGAACGTGGACGCCGAGGGCATCGACATGGGCCCGTCCCCGACGGACGCCGCCCTGGCCGCCGACCTGGCGCTGCCGATCGAGGAGCTGGAGCTGACGGTCCGCTCGTACAACTGCCTCAAGCGCGAGGGCATCCACTCGGTGGGCGAGCTGGTGGCCCGTTCCGAGGCGGACCTGCTGGACATCCGCAACTTCGGCGCCAAGTCGATCGACGAGGTCAAGGCGAAGCTGGCCGGGATGGGTCTGGCGCTCAAGGACAGCCCGCCCGGGTTTGACCCGACCGCCGCCGCCGACGCCTTCGGCGCCGACGACGACGCGGACGCCGGTTTCGTGGAGACCGAGCAGTACTGA
- a CDS encoding STAS domain-containing protein encodes MSTSEAAVRERLTRALRERDAEIADRWVELQLEQALLGTDISEAELREEADALIDALVPGLESGAPVDRVVTSNSGLHEAVVRLSMRRARGGATPTVTSLAVLALKEALLRAVQRDTRDAEELFASAVFINRLLDVAGALSFETYVEGREEIIRRQSQQLMELSTPVVRLWRQVLAVPLIGTLDTARTQVVMENLLQAIQDHEALVAIVDITGVATVDTAVAQHLMQTVNAVRLMGADCVISGVRPSIAQTIAQLGIDLSAILTRATLADALAAAIKLIDGPGPDGDDGEDSQ; translated from the coding sequence GTGAGTACCAGTGAGGCCGCTGTACGGGAACGCCTGACCAGGGCTCTGCGTGAGCGGGACGCGGAAATCGCCGACCGCTGGGTGGAGTTGCAGCTGGAGCAGGCGCTGCTGGGGACGGACATCAGCGAGGCCGAACTCCGCGAAGAGGCCGATGCGTTGATCGACGCGCTGGTGCCGGGGCTGGAGAGCGGTGCGCCGGTGGACCGCGTGGTGACGTCCAACTCGGGGCTGCACGAAGCGGTGGTGCGGCTGTCGATGCGCCGTGCGCGGGGCGGGGCCACGCCCACGGTGACCTCGCTGGCAGTGCTCGCGCTCAAGGAGGCGCTGCTCAGGGCGGTGCAGCGGGACACCCGGGACGCGGAGGAGCTGTTCGCGTCGGCCGTGTTCATCAACCGGCTGCTGGATGTGGCCGGGGCGCTGTCGTTCGAGACGTATGTCGAGGGCCGCGAGGAGATCATCCGGCGGCAGAGCCAGCAGTTGATGGAGCTGTCGACGCCGGTGGTGCGGCTGTGGCGGCAGGTGCTGGCGGTGCCGCTGATCGGCACACTGGACACCGCCCGGACGCAGGTGGTGATGGAGAACCTGCTCCAGGCCATACAGGACCACGAGGCGCTGGTCGCGATCGTGGACATCACGGGTGTGGCGACGGTGGACACCGCGGTCGCGCAGCATCTGATGCAGACCGTCAACGCGGTACGGCTGATGGGCGCGGACTGTGTGATCAGCGGCGTCCGTCCGTCGATCGCGCAGACCATCGCCCAGCTCGGTATCGATCTGTCCGCCATCCTCACCCGGGCGACACTGGCCGACGCCCTGGCGGCGGCGATCAAGCTGATCGACGGGCCGGGCCCCGACGGGGACGACGGAGAGGATTCCCAATGA
- the rpmJ gene encoding 50S ribosomal protein L36 produces the protein MKVKPSVKKICDKCKVIRRHGRVMVICDNLRHKQRQG, from the coding sequence ATGAAGGTCAAGCCGAGCGTCAAGAAGATCTGCGACAAGTGCAAGGTGATCCGCCGCCACGGCCGGGTCATGGTCATCTGCGACAACCTGCGCCACAAGCAGCGCCAGGGCTGA
- the truA gene encoding tRNA pseudouridine(38-40) synthase TruA — MSDEAAPGFVRVRLDLSYDGADFSGWAKQRERRTVQGELETALRTVTRSSETHELTVAGRTDAGVHARGQVAHVDLPEPLWAEHRDKLLRRLAGRLPHDVRVWRVGEVPPGFNARFSAIWRRYAYRVTDHPGGVDPLLRGHVLWHDWPLDVDAMNAASQRLLGEHDFAAYCKRRDGATTIRTLQRLSWERGPDGVITATVRADAFCHNMVRSLVGALLFVGDGHRPPDWPGKVLTAGVRDSAVHVVRPHGLTLEEVGYPADGQLAARNRASRNKRTLPGAAGAGDMSAGCC, encoded by the coding sequence GTGAGTGACGAGGCGGCGCCCGGCTTCGTACGGGTCCGGCTGGACCTGAGCTACGACGGCGCGGACTTCTCGGGCTGGGCGAAGCAGCGCGAGCGGCGCACCGTACAGGGCGAGCTGGAGACCGCCCTGCGCACGGTCACCCGCTCGTCCGAGACCCATGAGCTGACCGTCGCGGGCCGCACCGACGCCGGAGTGCACGCCCGCGGCCAGGTCGCCCATGTCGATCTGCCGGAGCCGCTGTGGGCCGAGCACCGGGACAAACTGCTGCGCCGCCTCGCGGGCCGGCTGCCGCACGATGTCCGCGTCTGGCGCGTCGGCGAGGTACCCCCCGGCTTCAACGCCCGCTTCTCCGCCATCTGGCGCCGCTACGCCTACCGCGTCACCGACCACCCCGGCGGTGTCGATCCGCTGCTGCGCGGCCATGTGCTCTGGCACGACTGGCCGCTGGACGTCGACGCGATGAACGCCGCCTCCCAGCGGCTGCTGGGCGAACACGACTTCGCGGCCTACTGCAAGCGCCGCGACGGCGCCACCACCATCCGCACCCTCCAGCGGCTGAGCTGGGAGCGCGGCCCGGACGGCGTCATCACCGCCACCGTGCGCGCCGACGCCTTCTGCCACAACATGGTCCGCTCCCTGGTCGGCGCGCTCCTCTTCGTCGGCGACGGACACCGCCCGCCGGACTGGCCCGGCAAGGTGCTGACCGCGGGTGTGCGCGACTCCGCGGTCCATGTCGTCCGCCCGCACGGGCTGACCCTGGAAGAGGTCGGCTACCCCGCCGACGGCCAACTCGCCGCCCGCAACCGCGCCTCCCGCAACAAGCGCACCCTCCCGGGCGCGGCCGGTGCGGGGGACATGAGCGCGGGGTGCTGCTGA
- a CDS encoding adenylate kinase: MRIVLVGPPGAGKGTQAAYLAENLSIPHISTGDLFRANISQGTPLGKQAQEYMRAGQLVPDEVTIGMAEDRMGQQDAAGGFLLDGFPRNLAQAEALDGYLREHDLSVDAVLDLEVPEAEVVKRIAGRRTCRNDSAHTFHVEYKQPEAEGVCDECGGELYQREDDSEETVRKRLEVYHRETEPIIDYYKAKGLVVTISALGKVNEVTQRAMDALAAKAA; encoded by the coding sequence ATGCGAATCGTCCTCGTCGGGCCTCCTGGAGCCGGCAAGGGTACGCAGGCCGCGTACCTGGCCGAGAACCTGTCGATCCCGCACATCTCCACGGGCGACCTGTTCCGTGCCAACATCAGCCAGGGCACACCGCTCGGCAAGCAGGCACAGGAGTACATGCGGGCCGGCCAGCTGGTCCCGGACGAGGTCACCATCGGCATGGCCGAGGACCGGATGGGTCAGCAGGACGCCGCGGGCGGCTTCCTGCTCGACGGCTTCCCCCGGAACCTGGCCCAGGCCGAGGCCCTGGACGGCTATCTGCGGGAGCACGACCTCTCGGTGGACGCCGTGCTGGACCTGGAGGTCCCCGAGGCCGAGGTGGTCAAGCGCATCGCCGGTCGCCGTACCTGCCGCAACGACAGCGCGCACACCTTCCATGTGGAGTACAAGCAGCCCGAGGCCGAGGGTGTGTGCGACGAGTGCGGCGGTGAGCTGTACCAGCGCGAGGACGACAGCGAGGAGACCGTCCGCAAGCGGCTGGAGGTCTACCACCGCGAGACGGAGCCGATCATCGACTACTACAAGGCCAAGGGCCTGGTCGTGACGATCTCGGCGCTCGGCAAGGTCAACGAGGTCACCCAGCGGGCCATGGACGCCCTGGCCGCCAAGGCGGCCTGA
- the rpsK gene encoding 30S ribosomal protein S11 encodes MPPKSRTAGAKKVRRKEKKNVAHGHAHIKSTFNNTIVSITDPTGNVISWASAGHVGFKGSRKSTPFAAQMAAESAARRAQEHGMRKVDVFVKGPGSGRETAIRSLQATGLEVGSIQDVTPTPHNGCRPPKRRRV; translated from the coding sequence ATGCCTCCGAAGAGCCGTACGGCCGGCGCCAAGAAGGTGCGCCGCAAGGAGAAGAAGAACGTCGCCCACGGGCACGCTCACATCAAGAGCACGTTCAACAACACCATCGTCTCGATCACCGACCCGACCGGGAACGTGATCTCTTGGGCCTCGGCCGGCCACGTCGGCTTCAAGGGCTCGCGCAAGTCGACTCCGTTCGCCGCGCAGATGGCCGCCGAGTCGGCCGCCCGCCGCGCCCAGGAGCACGGCATGCGCAAGGTCGACGTGTTCGTCAAGGGTCCGGGCTCCGGCCGTGAGACCGCGATCCGCTCGCTCCAGGCCACCGGCCTGGAGGTGGGCTCGATCCAGGACGTCACCCCGACTCCGCACAACGGATGCCGCCCGCCCAAGCGCCGGCGCGTCTGA
- a CDS encoding STAS domain-containing protein, with translation MTGSRPAGVPILRLGDVLVTGLLNELDDGAAVAFTEELTERISAEGARGVLIDISRLEIIDSFVARTLMELTTVARLLGARVIVAGMRPPVAITLVELGIELVGVETALNPEQGLAALGWRQGSRPVEGSRRGAVR, from the coding sequence GTGACCGGGTCCCGCCCGGCGGGCGTGCCGATTCTGCGGCTGGGTGACGTGCTGGTCACCGGGCTGCTCAATGAGCTGGACGACGGGGCCGCCGTCGCCTTCACCGAGGAGCTGACCGAGCGCATCTCCGCGGAGGGCGCCCGCGGGGTGCTCATCGACATCTCGCGGCTGGAGATCATCGACTCCTTCGTGGCGCGCACCCTGATGGAGCTGACCACGGTGGCGCGGCTGCTGGGGGCGCGGGTGATCGTGGCGGGGATGCGGCCGCCGGTGGCGATCACCCTGGTCGAGCTGGGGATCGAACTCGTCGGGGTGGAGACCGCCCTCAACCCCGAGCAGGGGCTGGCCGCGCTGGGGTGGCGGCAGGGCTCCCGCCCCGTGGAAGGGTCCCGGCGTGGCGCCGTCCGGTGA
- the map gene encoding type I methionyl aminopeptidase, with amino-acid sequence MVEIKTPEQIAKMREAGLVVAAVHQATREAAVPGASTKDLDDVARKVIADHGAKSNFLGYGGFPATICTSVNEVVVHGIPDRETVLKDGDIISIDAGAIIDGWHGDAAFTVFVGDGHAPELHELSRVTEESMWAGIAAVRKGNRLIDISRAIEGYIRRQPRPASGKYGIIEDYGGHGIGSQMHMDPHLLNYVSRKRGKGPKLVPGFCIAIEPMVSLGTAKTHVLADDWTVKTDDGTWSSHWEHSVALTEEGPLVLTAVDGGKAKLAELGVETAPDPLA; translated from the coding sequence ATGGTGGAGATCAAGACCCCCGAGCAGATCGCGAAGATGCGCGAGGCGGGACTTGTTGTCGCCGCCGTCCACCAGGCGACGCGGGAGGCCGCCGTCCCGGGCGCCTCCACCAAGGACCTCGACGACGTCGCCCGCAAGGTGATCGCCGACCACGGCGCCAAGTCGAACTTCCTGGGCTACGGCGGATTCCCCGCCACCATCTGCACCTCGGTGAACGAGGTTGTGGTGCACGGCATCCCGGACCGGGAGACCGTGCTCAAGGACGGCGACATCATCTCCATTGACGCGGGCGCGATCATCGACGGCTGGCACGGTGACGCCGCGTTCACCGTCTTCGTCGGCGACGGCCACGCTCCGGAGCTGCACGAGCTGAGCCGGGTCACCGAGGAGTCGATGTGGGCCGGGATCGCCGCGGTCCGCAAGGGCAACCGGCTGATCGACATCTCCAGGGCGATCGAGGGCTACATCCGCCGCCAGCCGCGTCCGGCCTCCGGCAAGTACGGGATCATCGAGGACTACGGCGGCCACGGCATCGGCAGCCAGATGCATATGGACCCGCATCTGCTGAACTACGTCTCCCGCAAGCGCGGCAAGGGGCCCAAGCTGGTGCCCGGCTTCTGCATCGCGATCGAGCCCATGGTGAGCCTGGGCACCGCGAAGACCCACGTCCTGGCCGACGACTGGACCGTCAAGACCGACGACGGGACCTGGTCCAGCCACTGGGAGCACTCGGTCGCGCTGACCGAGGAGGGTCCGCTGGTGCTGACCGCCGTGGACGGCGGCAAGGCCAAGCTGGCCGAGCTGGGCGTCGAGACCGCCCCGGACCCGCTGGCGTAA
- the rplO gene encoding 50S ribosomal protein L15, translated as MAENNPLKVHNLRPAPGAKTAKTRVGRGEASKGKTAGRGTKGTKARYQVPERFEGGQMPLHMRLPKLKGFKNPFRTEYQVVNLDKLAALYPQGGEVTVADLVAKGAVRKNQLVKVLGTGELSVALQVTVDAVSGSAKEKITAAGGTVTELV; from the coding sequence ATGGCGGAGAACAACCCGCTGAAGGTCCACAACCTCCGGCCCGCCCCGGGCGCCAAGACCGCCAAGACCCGTGTCGGTCGTGGTGAGGCGTCCAAGGGTAAGACCGCTGGTCGTGGCACCAAGGGCACCAAGGCCCGCTACCAGGTTCCGGAGCGCTTCGAGGGCGGGCAGATGCCCCTCCACATGCGTCTCCCGAAGCTCAAGGGCTTCAAGAACCCCTTCCGCACCGAGTACCAGGTCGTGAACCTGGACAAGCTGGCCGCGCTCTACCCGCAGGGTGGCGAGGTCACGGTGGCCGACCTGGTCGCCAAGGGTGCGGTTCGCAAGAACCAGCTCGTCAAGGTGCTGGGCACCGGTGAGCTCTCGGTGGCGCTCCAGGTGACGGTCGACGCCGTCTCCGGTTCCGCCAAGGAGAAGATCACCGCTGCCGGCGGCACTGTCACCGAGCTCGTCTGA
- the rplQ gene encoding 50S ribosomal protein L17, translating into MPKPTKGARLGGSAAHERLMLANLATALFEHGRITTTEAKARRLRPVAEKLVTKAKKGDLHNRRLVLQTIRDKSVVHTLFTEIAPRYENRPGGYTRITKIGNRRGDNAPMAVIELVEALTVQQEAVGEAEAATKRTAKDAAGDQAVADLKKDEAPAAEAEATEAPAEESKDA; encoded by the coding sequence ATGCCGAAGCCCACCAAGGGCGCCCGTCTGGGCGGCAGCGCTGCGCACGAGCGGCTCATGCTGGCGAACCTCGCCACCGCGCTGTTCGAGCACGGCCGGATCACCACCACCGAGGCGAAGGCCCGCCGCCTGCGCCCGGTCGCGGAGAAGCTGGTCACCAAGGCGAAGAAGGGCGACCTTCACAACCGCCGTCTGGTGCTCCAGACCATCCGCGACAAGAGCGTCGTGCACACCCTCTTCACCGAGATCGCGCCGCGCTACGAGAACCGGCCGGGTGGCTACACCCGTATCACCAAGATCGGTAACCGCCGTGGCGACAACGCCCCGATGGCGGTCATCGAGCTGGTCGAGGCGCTGACCGTGCAGCAGGAGGCCGTCGGCGAGGCCGAGGCCGCCACCAAGCGCACCGCCAAGGACGCTGCCGGTGACCAGGCTGTCGCGGACCTGAAGAAGGACGAGGCGCCGGCCGCCGAGGCCGAGGCCACCGAGGCTCCGGCCGAGGAGTCCAAGGACGCCTGA
- the infA gene encoding translation initiation factor IF-1, with the protein MAKKQGAIEIEGTVIESLPNAMFKVELQNGHKVLAHISGKMRMHYIRILPDDRVVVELSPYDLTRGRIVYRYK; encoded by the coding sequence ATGGCCAAGAAGCAAGGCGCCATCGAAATCGAGGGCACCGTGATCGAGTCTCTGCCGAACGCGATGTTCAAGGTGGAGCTTCAGAACGGTCACAAGGTCCTCGCGCACATCAGCGGCAAGATGCGCATGCACTACATCCGCATCCTGCCCGATGACCGGGTCGTGGTGGAGCTGTCTCCGTACGACCTCACGCGCGGACGGATCGTCTACCGCTACAAGTAG